From the Candidatus Bathyarchaeota archaeon genome, one window contains:
- the ileS gene encoding isoleucine--tRNA ligase translates to MADKTGSEVNSSGVLSTDYRPLELERVVREFWEKNQIRSKLEQREHEPNKGNLGYIEGPPTLNGIPHIGHARGRVMKDIWYRWRTMQGYFVPFWAGWDCQGLPVELEVEKRLGVKNKRELLEHVGMERFIEECKQAILRYHKMWLEADSRLGVFINQEKAYWTYQDEYIEREWQILKRAWDQNLLEEGHYVVAYCPGCQTSLSSAEVGYEGSYKQVEDPSLYFKFKVTGTQNQYFLVWTTMPFTIITDTMLAVQPTAQYAKVQVGDEIWIMVEPRVEPLMQELGIENYVVTETVEGKTLEGTAYDYPLKDAIPAQAELEKKHPLVHHVIGEDFVEVTTATGVVHLSPGNGEDDFWAANRRGVPIFVPYDDEVNFTKEAGIFEGKFARDTDLLVVEELKTRNAYVKVKRIKHEYPTCWRSHHKLVWLARKEYFLRTDKINAKVLQAADKVEYFFDEPKNRFFAFLKEAKPWCISRERIWGAPLPVWSCEKCGEKRVVGSKAEFLSQAQESIPENFELHKPWVDRVTFKCPSCAGVMRREDFVLDTWHNSGASHFARFTDQQVENFVPTAFLTEGIDQTRGWANSLLLEYVILTGKAESPYKAFLFQGLTQDSKGRKMSKSIGNVIETNKLLQETSADLSRFYMMRKCAPIDFMNFDLQELSRRTYQILSTLYHLSRFFLQNAEFDKFNPQTTTIQTAKTAGTLNNPDRWLLSKLQHKTQEYTTRLQACQFNAAVAILEDFVIETLSRLYVPMIRKELWTDEPDTTNRRQTIYAVLYHALRNITLLFNPVTPYLSEALHQNVYRKLDPTLPESVNFEAWPEPDPAMRDPNVEETFDILFECVSLVNAARQTAKLKRRWPLGTVIVVAPPKVAQALQSVEDLFLEMTNIKTAQYTQATPKQASDENWVSAVEGEVTVLICGQRDDKLLGEGIMRDLARRVQSLRKELGFMPTDILEAAHIAQLTPENKTLLQPFLQEMASLVRTNKISLHDTTNDLPQAKWHESELDRKKIYITIQH, encoded by the coding sequence TTGGCTGATAAGACTGGCTCTGAAGTTAATAGTTCTGGTGTGCTTTCTACGGATTATCGTCCGCTTGAACTGGAACGTGTGGTTCGGGAGTTTTGGGAGAAGAACCAAATCCGCAGTAAGCTAGAGCAGCGTGAGCATGAACCTAACAAGGGCAACTTGGGCTATATTGAAGGTCCACCTACTTTGAATGGTATTCCTCATATTGGTCACGCACGCGGCAGGGTCATGAAGGATATTTGGTATCGTTGGCGGACTATGCAGGGTTATTTTGTTCCGTTTTGGGCTGGTTGGGACTGCCAAGGGTTGCCTGTGGAGCTAGAAGTTGAGAAGCGTCTGGGCGTGAAGAACAAACGGGAGCTTTTGGAGCATGTGGGCATGGAGCGCTTCATTGAAGAGTGCAAACAGGCAATTTTGCGTTACCACAAGATGTGGCTTGAAGCCGACAGTCGCCTTGGCGTTTTCATTAATCAGGAGAAGGCTTACTGGACGTACCAAGATGAGTATATCGAGCGTGAGTGGCAGATTCTTAAGCGTGCGTGGGACCAAAACCTGCTTGAAGAAGGGCATTACGTGGTCGCGTATTGTCCAGGATGCCAAACTAGCCTAAGCAGCGCTGAGGTTGGTTACGAGGGCAGCTACAAGCAAGTCGAAGACCCCTCCTTGTACTTCAAATTCAAAGTCACGGGAACCCAAAACCAGTACTTCCTTGTCTGGACAACCATGCCCTTCACCATCATAACCGACACCATGCTCGCCGTGCAGCCAACGGCGCAGTACGCCAAAGTCCAAGTCGGCGACGAAATCTGGATAATGGTTGAGCCCCGCGTCGAGCCCCTCATGCAGGAGCTGGGCATCGAAAACTACGTCGTAACTGAAACCGTTGAAGGCAAAACCTTAGAAGGCACAGCATACGATTACCCCCTTAAAGACGCCATACCCGCCCAAGCAGAGCTTGAAAAGAAACATCCGCTGGTCCACCACGTCATAGGCGAAGACTTCGTAGAAGTAACCACCGCCACAGGAGTCGTACACCTCTCCCCTGGAAACGGCGAAGACGACTTTTGGGCAGCCAACCGCCGCGGAGTCCCCATCTTTGTACCCTACGACGACGAAGTCAACTTCACCAAAGAAGCAGGCATCTTTGAAGGCAAATTCGCCCGCGACACCGACCTGCTCGTCGTCGAAGAACTCAAAACCCGAAACGCCTACGTCAAAGTCAAACGCATCAAACACGAATACCCCACCTGCTGGCGCAGCCACCACAAACTCGTCTGGTTAGCCCGCAAAGAATACTTTTTGCGAACCGACAAAATCAACGCCAAAGTGTTGCAAGCCGCCGACAAAGTCGAATACTTCTTTGATGAACCCAAAAACCGTTTCTTTGCTTTCCTCAAAGAAGCCAAGCCCTGGTGCATTAGCCGAGAACGCATCTGGGGCGCGCCGTTGCCTGTTTGGAGCTGCGAGAAATGCGGCGAAAAACGTGTGGTAGGCAGCAAAGCAGAGTTTCTTAGCCAAGCGCAAGAATCTATTCCTGAGAACTTTGAGCTTCACAAGCCCTGGGTAGACCGCGTTACCTTCAAGTGCCCCAGCTGCGCAGGTGTTATGCGCCGAGAAGACTTTGTCTTGGACACATGGCACAACAGCGGAGCCTCACACTTCGCCAGATTCACCGACCAACAAGTCGAAAACTTTGTCCCCACCGCCTTCCTAACTGAGGGCATCGACCAGACCCGCGGATGGGCAAACTCGCTGCTCCTCGAATACGTTATCTTAACGGGTAAAGCCGAGAGTCCCTACAAGGCATTCTTGTTCCAAGGACTAACACAGGACTCTAAAGGCAGGAAAATGAGCAAAAGCATCGGCAACGTAATCGAAACTAACAAGCTGTTGCAGGAAACCAGCGCCGACCTAAGCCGCTTCTACATGATGCGAAAATGCGCCCCCATCGACTTCATGAACTTTGATTTGCAAGAACTCAGCCGCCGCACCTACCAAATCCTAAGCACCCTCTACCACCTAAGCCGCTTCTTCTTGCAAAATGCCGAGTTCGACAAATTCAACCCCCAAACAACAACCATCCAAACCGCAAAAACCGCAGGCACCCTAAACAACCCCGACCGATGGCTCCTCTCCAAACTACAGCACAAAACCCAAGAATACACCACGCGCCTACAAGCCTGCCAATTCAACGCCGCCGTTGCCATCCTAGAAGACTTTGTCATCGAAACCCTAAGCAGGCTTTACGTTCCCATGATACGCAAAGAACTCTGGACAGACGAACCCGACACCACCAACAGGCGCCAAACAATATACGCCGTACTCTACCACGCCCTACGCAACATAACACTCCTGTTCAACCCCGTCACGCCTTACCTAAGCGAAGCCCTGCACCAAAACGTGTACCGAAAACTCGACCCCACCCTGCCAGAATCCGTAAACTTTGAAGCATGGCCAGAGCCTGACCCTGCAATGCGCGACCCCAACGTAGAAGAAACCTTTGATATCCTCTTCGAATGCGTCTCGCTAGTCAACGCGGCAAGACAAACCGCCAAACTCAAACGCCGCTGGCCCCTAGGCACAGTCATCGTGGTCGCTCCCCCAAAAGTTGCCCAAGCCCTGCAAAGCGTGGAGGACCTGTTCTTGGAGATGACTAACATCAAAACCGCACAGTACACCCAAGCCACCCCCAAGCAAGCATCCGACGAGAACTGGGTCAGTGCAGTTGAGGGCGAGGTAACCGTTCTGATTTGCGGACAACGCGACGACAAACTCCTAGGCGAAGGCATAATGCGCGACCTCGCAAGACGCGTCCAATCCCTACGCAAAGAACTTGGCTTCATGCCAACCGACATCCTCGAAGCCGCCCACATCGCACAACTCACCCCCGAAAACAAAACCCTACTGCAACCCTTCCTGCAAGAAATGGCAAGCCTAGTACGCACCAACAAAATAAGCCTACACGACACCACCAACGACCTACCCCAAGCAAAATGGCACGAATCCGAACTCGACCGCAAAAAAATCTACATAACCATCCAACACTAA
- a CDS encoding YkgJ family cysteine cluster protein has product MFGLIETVYAHIEFLCKTPWSVNLPFVCTQCGICCNIEGFLTAGKLHGTPETDSEAHAKANQLYQDLGELWRQDPDKYDQHIQTTPCIFQKNNKCTIYPIRPDGCQQFPNTLFGMQSTDCPALNRFKTQLKTLKKGRKTRQTLLYTNQTRPIKPTKHTQKQHQNTQNKLQQTDHTKEELELFNQLNKNSA; this is encoded by the coding sequence GTGTTTGGGCTGATAGAAACAGTTTACGCTCACATAGAGTTTTTGTGCAAAACGCCCTGGTCTGTTAATTTGCCCTTTGTCTGCACCCAATGCGGCATCTGCTGCAACATTGAAGGATTTCTAACCGCAGGCAAACTCCACGGCACCCCCGAAACCGACAGTGAAGCCCACGCCAAAGCAAACCAGCTCTACCAAGACCTAGGCGAGCTCTGGAGACAAGACCCAGACAAATACGACCAACACATACAAACCACCCCCTGCATCTTCCAAAAAAACAACAAATGCACCATCTACCCAATCAGACCCGACGGATGCCAACAATTCCCCAACACACTCTTTGGCATGCAAAGCACCGACTGCCCCGCCCTCAACCGATTCAAAACACAACTCAAAACCCTCAAAAAAGGCAGAAAAACCCGCCAAACCCTACTCTACACCAACCAAACCCGCCCCATCAAACCCACAAAACACACCCAAAAACAACACCAAAACACCCAAAACAAACTACAACAAACCGACCACACAAAAGAAGAACTCGAACTCTTCAACCAGTTAAATAAAAACAGTGCATAA
- a CDS encoding site-2 protease family protein — translation MKYSFRIGSVWGIPIELHLTFILLIAAVFIITFPELYWFSLILLLFAFVTVHELAHSFVARHYNINVRKIVLYPIGGVSEIEEIPQNPGIEWRLAIAGPLMSFLIAAVLFLLSQVVVVAVPEMALGGGSLSTAGTLLLDLATLNLLLGAFNLIPAFPMDGGRVLRALLAQRMNFSDATKYASYIGRILGIGMVFVGIVYPGYVLLIIVGAFIYIGASEEAEQTIVSTSLAQVRVRDVMCSNVATVTPQTTLSDAMETMFQARYHDAIVEENGVFKGIVLWEEIAKTLPNQRSQLTIQQLPLRAAFVYPNDSILEAQKTMTREKLAVLPVIDKQTQKVVCALTSEGLSAAYEKAKNPN, via the coding sequence ATGAAATATTCTTTTCGCATCGGCTCTGTTTGGGGTATCCCCATTGAGCTGCATTTGACTTTTATCTTGCTTATCGCCGCGGTCTTCATCATAACGTTCCCAGAGTTGTACTGGTTTTCCCTGATTTTGCTGCTGTTCGCCTTTGTTACCGTGCATGAACTGGCACACTCCTTTGTCGCGCGGCACTACAACATTAACGTTCGAAAAATCGTTTTGTACCCCATTGGCGGCGTCTCTGAAATTGAAGAAATTCCCCAAAACCCTGGAATAGAATGGCGATTAGCTATAGCGGGTCCTTTGATGAGTTTTCTTATTGCTGCCGTGTTGTTTTTGCTAAGTCAGGTTGTGGTGGTGGCAGTTCCTGAAATGGCTTTGGGCGGGGGTTCGCTTAGCACCGCTGGCACTTTGCTTTTGGACCTTGCAACGCTTAACTTGCTGCTGGGTGCCTTCAACCTTATACCTGCTTTCCCCATGGACGGCGGCAGAGTCCTTCGCGCCCTACTAGCCCAACGCATGAACTTTTCAGACGCCACCAAATACGCCTCCTACATCGGCAGAATCCTTGGCATAGGCATGGTTTTTGTGGGCATAGTTTATCCTGGATATGTGCTGCTCATTATTGTGGGGGCGTTCATCTACATTGGTGCTAGCGAGGAAGCTGAGCAAACCATAGTTTCCACAAGCCTTGCCCAAGTGCGAGTCCGCGACGTCATGTGCTCAAACGTTGCCACCGTAACCCCCCAAACCACCCTATCCGACGCCATGGAAACCATGTTCCAAGCCCGCTACCACGACGCCATAGTAGAAGAAAACGGCGTCTTCAAAGGCATCGTTCTCTGGGAAGAAATCGCCAAGACCTTGCCTAACCAGCGTAGCCAACTTACTATCCAACAGCTACCCCTCAGAGCAGCCTTCGTATATCCTAACGACTCCATACTTGAAGCCCAAAAAACCATGACCCGAGAAAAACTCGCCGTACTCCCCGTTATCGACAAACAAACCCAAAAAGTTGTCTGCGCCTTAACCTCCGAAGGACTATCCGCTGCCTACGAAAAAGCCAAAAACCCAAACTAA
- a CDS encoding winged helix-turn-helix domain-containing protein, whose product MYRSRLEIYEEILSALACMPQGIENLAFSCSMNCVNLKGYLRFLLQNGAVQQRAINNKNFYALTHRGNAILAQLNQAKHLQKLQDKPKPHSRQAIH is encoded by the coding sequence GTGTATCGGTCAAGGTTGGAGATTTACGAGGAAATCTTGAGTGCGTTGGCTTGTATGCCGCAGGGCATTGAGAATTTGGCGTTTTCCTGCTCTATGAACTGTGTGAACCTTAAGGGGTATTTGCGGTTTTTGCTGCAAAACGGGGCGGTTCAGCAAAGAGCCATCAACAACAAAAACTTTTACGCCCTAACACACCGAGGCAACGCTATACTTGCCCAGCTAAACCAAGCCAAACACCTGCAAAAACTCCAAGACAAACCCAAACCCCACAGCCGCCAAGCCATCCACTAA
- a CDS encoding radical SAM protein: MGSLSADEVWNLNPAQLQNLLDTGSLASKNKTARFYAPSFSYYKTSQHQTRPTDFPTISITGNSCALNCKHCNGIVLQTMHSTTTPKQLLEFCTKIKSQGALGCLISGGCTPSGVVPLQGFVPTIAQIKRDLDLTVMVHTGIIDAQTALQLKQAQVDTALIDVIGSNQTIKQIYNLKVTTADYDRSLQALEQSGIPFVPHIIAGLHHGKLQGELEALKMVSKYKPSAVVIISFMPIHGTAMASTTPAAPMDIAKVTAAARTLFPDTPVVLGCMRPKGKHRSQTDVLALKAGSDAIAFPSQEAIAYAQQNGYQTTFSSYCCAQIYKDLTTKD; encoded by the coding sequence ATGGGAAGCCTTAGCGCAGACGAGGTCTGGAACCTTAACCCCGCCCAACTACAAAACTTGCTGGACACAGGCAGCCTTGCCTCCAAAAACAAGACCGCCCGCTTTTACGCGCCAAGTTTTTCTTACTACAAAACAAGCCAGCACCAAACCCGCCCGACAGATTTCCCCACCATATCCATAACGGGCAATAGCTGCGCCCTAAACTGCAAACACTGCAACGGCATAGTCCTCCAAACCATGCACTCCACCACCACCCCAAAACAGCTTCTTGAATTCTGCACAAAAATCAAAAGTCAAGGCGCACTAGGTTGCCTGATAAGCGGCGGATGTACCCCCAGCGGCGTGGTTCCGCTCCAAGGTTTTGTGCCCACAATTGCTCAAATAAAGCGGGATTTGGATTTGACTGTTATGGTTCACACGGGCATTATTGATGCGCAGACCGCGTTGCAGCTTAAGCAAGCTCAAGTGGACACTGCACTTATCGACGTTATCGGGTCAAACCAGACCATCAAACAAATCTACAACCTAAAAGTTACCACCGCTGACTACGACCGCTCCCTGCAAGCTCTTGAGCAGTCAGGCATACCGTTTGTGCCCCACATAATCGCGGGGTTGCACCACGGCAAACTACAAGGCGAACTTGAAGCCCTGAAGATGGTTAGCAAATACAAGCCCTCTGCAGTAGTTATCATCAGTTTCATGCCCATCCACGGAACCGCCATGGCATCTACCACTCCCGCCGCGCCTATGGATATAGCAAAAGTCACCGCCGCCGCCCGCACGCTGTTCCCTGATACGCCAGTGGTTTTGGGTTGCATGCGACCAAAAGGCAAACACCGCAGCCAAACCGACGTTTTAGCCCTCAAAGCAGGCTCAGATGCTATAGCTTTTCCTAGCCAAGAAGCCATAGCTTATGCCCAGCAAAACGGCTACCAAACCACGTTCTCGTCATACTGCTGTGCACAAATCTACAAAGACCTAACAACCAAGGACTAA
- a CDS encoding DUF998 domain-containing protein, whose amino-acid sequence MFRQPKLYAAIGFFTPLFTFACILLSIASWPEFSWTNNALSDLGVQSGVTAPLFNGGLITGGILFCIFALGLYRFAGTDTLGKVSSALFFIACISIILIGIFNEDFRPTHYIVSVMLFVFLPISMLSFVAAFWKQNKRNLSLFTLAIALIAASVWVLQFTVHYVPNVAIPETISAAAGCIWVWVQSYRMLKNKA is encoded by the coding sequence ATGTTTAGACAACCTAAACTCTACGCGGCAATTGGGTTTTTTACGCCGCTGTTCACGTTTGCTTGTATCTTGCTTTCTATTGCTTCTTGGCCAGAGTTTAGCTGGACAAACAACGCATTAAGCGACCTTGGCGTGCAAAGCGGCGTAACCGCGCCTCTCTTCAACGGCGGACTCATCACAGGCGGTATCCTCTTTTGCATATTTGCGTTGGGACTTTACCGTTTTGCAGGCACAGATACCTTAGGCAAAGTATCCTCCGCGCTTTTCTTCATCGCCTGCATATCCATAATCCTAATCGGCATCTTCAACGAAGACTTTCGACCCACCCACTACATCGTCTCCGTAATGCTTTTCGTGTTTCTGCCCATCTCGATGCTCTCTTTCGTGGCTGCTTTTTGGAAACAAAACAAACGCAACCTAAGCCTCTTCACCTTAGCAATTGCCCTAATCGCCGCCTCCGTCTGGGTACTGCAGTTCACCGTGCATTATGTTCCCAACGTTGCCATACCCGAAACCATCTCAGCCGCCGCAGGATGCATATGGGTGTGGGTGCAAAGCTACCGCATGCTCAAAAACAAGGCTTAG
- a CDS encoding DUF763 domain-containing protein, with protein sequence MNRTGYARLPLHGGKAPAWLTGRMCGLAREISSIIVDEYGADVFLERLSDPYWFQALGCVLGYDWHSSGVTTVVTGVLKTALSAQTHGIVVCGGKGKTSRKTPSDIEKTADKFDFSQDQIRELTYTSKITAKVDNTAVQAGYQLYHHAFFISQEGKWAVVQQGMSQIERAARRYHWISSKTKNFIVEPHNAIVCNTTHPAVLNMTAKVSEAARKASVDLAKEPTQKLQRLAQDAMPPKQPNQQTLHAWLPQKPPAQPHITLLDMPRNINWKALSNAYHTQPSNYEELLAIDGVGPATVRGLALVAELVYGEAPSWKDPVKYSFAYGGKDGVPYPVNRKAMDQSIHILRQAVEEAKLGNKEKTRALQGLRRFVPEDAQIS encoded by the coding sequence ATGAATCGGACGGGTTATGCGCGTTTGCCTTTGCATGGTGGGAAGGCTCCTGCTTGGTTGACGGGTAGGATGTGTGGGCTTGCAAGGGAGATTTCTTCGATTATTGTTGATGAGTATGGCGCGGATGTTTTTTTGGAGCGGCTTAGTGACCCGTACTGGTTTCAGGCGTTGGGTTGCGTGTTGGGTTACGATTGGCACAGTAGCGGCGTGACTACGGTGGTTACGGGTGTTTTGAAGACGGCTCTTTCAGCGCAGACGCACGGCATAGTTGTGTGTGGGGGCAAGGGCAAGACCAGCCGCAAAACCCCAAGCGACATCGAAAAAACCGCCGACAAATTCGATTTCTCCCAAGACCAAATCCGCGAGTTAACCTACACAAGCAAAATAACCGCCAAAGTCGACAACACCGCTGTGCAAGCAGGCTATCAACTCTACCACCACGCGTTTTTCATCTCGCAAGAAGGCAAATGGGCAGTTGTGCAGCAGGGCATGAGCCAAATAGAGCGCGCCGCCCGCCGTTACCACTGGATAAGCAGCAAAACCAAAAACTTCATCGTCGAACCCCACAACGCGATAGTTTGCAACACCACCCACCCCGCAGTGCTAAACATGACCGCCAAGGTAAGCGAAGCCGCCCGCAAAGCCTCCGTGGACTTAGCCAAGGAACCCACCCAAAAACTCCAACGCCTCGCCCAAGACGCCATGCCCCCCAAACAACCCAACCAGCAGACGCTCCACGCATGGCTCCCCCAAAAACCCCCTGCCCAGCCACACATCACGCTACTAGACATGCCACGTAACATCAACTGGAAAGCCCTCTCAAATGCCTACCACACCCAACCCAGCAACTATGAGGAGCTCCTTGCCATAGATGGTGTTGGACCCGCAACCGTGCGCGGCTTAGCCCTCGTAGCTGAACTGGTCTACGGCGAAGCACCCAGCTGGAAAGACCCCGTCAAATACTCCTTTGCCTACGGCGGAAAAGACGGCGTCCCCTACCCCGTAAACCGCAAAGCCATGGACCAATCCATCCACATCCTACGACAAGCCGTCGAAGAAGCCAAACTGGGCAACAAAGAAAAAACCCGCGCCCTCCAGGGTCTGCGGCGGTTCGTGCCAGAAGATGCACAAATCTCATAA
- a CDS encoding right-handed parallel beta-helix repeat-containing protein, with translation MPEPAIVIQSDGSIDPPCEAITQDGSTYTLNQNITGYTLAVKCNNITLDGAGYTLLGVENSAGIFLQAQNNVTIKNFGICNFTYGILCTWLGYNPGMQLALNNTFVGNSFSNNTYGLYVEDMSTGNRILDNTFTDNTHGIYLKECSENTLRNNRMQNNTYNFYVYSSYMQNSVNDIDQSNTVNGKPIIYLVNQNSASIPADAGYIALVNCTDITVQGFELKGNGQALLLAGVSNVTIKQNTITVNKNGIWLLNSQNNTITANTIADNTYEGIYIKESTNNTITANIFEGNGLNGTQASQVLGLTGRAAIRLYESSNNRITQNVITGNGEGITFHGANSNSIAKNKFNSTQDETLHFFQSTKNLVEENIFTQNNGWTIKVWSSDSNIITQNHIVNNSQGILIDAGEQNQITQNMIANNTGWGMRLESSSNDFMTAANNTITQNNFINNQQEHNFDISIPGIWTYPEGMVAGVPNTWNNETHGNYWSRYTDRYPNATQTAEGTWDTPWVINENNIDHHPLTSPAPISLPDIEPNPTATLQPTSNTSATPQNTANQTPIATPQPLESTALILATAATIAVVAGLLINQKRKTTHDSSKEKLADA, from the coding sequence ATGCCTGAGCCCGCAATTGTCATTCAAAGCGACGGCAGCATAGACCCACCCTGCGAGGCAATCACCCAAGACGGCAGCACATACACGTTAAATCAAAACATCACAGGCTACACGTTAGCAGTTAAATGCAACAACATAACCTTAGACGGCGCAGGCTACACCCTACTCGGCGTTGAGAACAGCGCAGGAATTTTTCTGCAAGCTCAAAACAACGTAACCATCAAAAATTTTGGCATCTGCAACTTCACTTACGGAATCCTGTGCACGTGGTTAGGTTATAACCCTGGCATGCAGCTTGCGCTAAATAACACGTTTGTAGGCAATAGTTTTTCAAACAACACGTATGGCTTGTATGTTGAGGATATGTCCACGGGCAACCGCATCTTGGATAACACATTCACAGACAACACGCATGGCATCTACCTAAAAGAGTGCTCAGAAAACACTTTGCGAAACAACCGCATGCAAAACAACACCTACAACTTTTACGTCTACAGCTCATACATGCAAAACAGCGTAAATGACATCGACCAATCCAACACCGTCAACGGCAAACCCATCATATACCTCGTCAACCAAAACAGCGCCTCAATCCCCGCAGACGCAGGCTACATCGCGTTAGTGAACTGTACAGACATAACCGTGCAAGGTTTTGAGTTAAAAGGCAACGGGCAAGCCCTGCTTTTGGCAGGCGTAAGCAACGTGACCATAAAACAAAACACAATAACCGTCAACAAAAACGGCATCTGGCTCCTAAACTCCCAAAACAACACCATAACAGCAAACACCATAGCAGACAACACCTACGAGGGCATTTACATCAAAGAATCCACAAACAACACCATAACAGCAAACATTTTTGAGGGGAACGGTTTGAATGGAACCCAGGCGTCCCAAGTTCTTGGGTTAACAGGACGCGCAGCCATCCGACTATACGAAAGCTCAAACAACCGTATAACTCAAAACGTCATAACAGGTAACGGGGAGGGCATAACCTTTCACGGTGCAAACTCTAACAGCATAGCCAAAAACAAGTTCAACAGCACCCAAGACGAAACCCTGCATTTCTTCCAAAGCACAAAAAACCTTGTTGAAGAAAACATTTTCACCCAAAACAACGGTTGGACAATAAAAGTCTGGTCATCAGACAGCAACATCATCACCCAGAATCACATAGTAAACAACAGCCAAGGCATACTCATTGATGCGGGCGAACAAAACCAGATAACCCAGAACATGATAGCCAATAACACAGGCTGGGGCATGAGACTTGAAAGCTCCAGCAACGACTTCATGACCGCAGCTAACAACACCATCACCCAAAACAACTTCATAAACAACCAGCAAGAACACAACTTTGACATATCAATTCCGGGAATCTGGACATACCCCGAAGGAATGGTCGCAGGAGTCCCAAACACGTGGAACAACGAAACACACGGCAACTACTGGAGCCGCTACACAGACAGGTACCCTAACGCCACCCAAACCGCTGAAGGCACATGGGATACGCCGTGGGTAATCAACGAAAACAACATCGACCACCACCCCCTAACCAGTCCCGCCCCAATTAGCCTGCCCGACATAGAACCCAACCCCACAGCGACACTTCAACCCACATCAAATACTTCAGCGACCCCACAAAACACGGCAAACCAAACGCCCATAGCAACACCACAGCCTCTTGAATCAACAGCTCTCATACTAGCCACAGCAGCAACCATAGCAGTAGTAGCGGGTCTTCTGATAAACCAGAAAAGAAAAACAACCCATGATAGCTCTAAGGAAAAGCTTGCAGACGCTTAG
- a CDS encoding uracil-DNA glycosylase, whose translation MSLEELHEQIKQCKKCPLWRDAKNVVVGEGHKDAKVMLVGQNPGKDEDASGRPFVGRSGKFLTNALAEHSIDRSQIFITNIVKHVTPQNRKPTAAETQACLPHLQAQIRLIQPKIIILVGASARETPREKGIEYIEIIHPSAAMRFTKMHARFEEQIKTLSKRLQAFP comes from the coding sequence TTGTCTCTTGAAGAGTTGCATGAGCAAATTAAACAGTGCAAAAAATGCCCGCTGTGGCGGGATGCCAAAAACGTGGTTGTTGGTGAAGGTCACAAAGATGCGAAGGTCATGCTTGTTGGGCAAAACCCTGGCAAAGACGAAGATGCCTCTGGGCGCCCGTTTGTTGGCAGGTCAGGAAAATTCTTAACCAACGCCCTTGCTGAGCACAGTATAGACCGCAGCCAAATCTTTATCACCAACATCGTAAAGCACGTCACGCCACAGAACCGAAAACCCACCGCCGCCGAAACCCAAGCCTGCCTACCCCACCTCCAAGCACAAATCCGCCTCATCCAACCCAAAATAATCATCTTAGTTGGTGCCTCAGCCCGTGAAACCCCCCGAGAAAAGGGCATCGAATACATCGAAATCATCCACCCTTCTGCTGCTATGCGTTTCACTAAGATGCACGCTAGATTTGAAGAGCAAATCAAAACGTTATCTAAGCGTCTGCAAGCTTTTCCTTAG
- a CDS encoding class I SAM-dependent methyltransferase, translating into MVCHGGFSLDEKKRRSWYDPEAILKDVGLAEGMTFVDMGCADGFFTLLASKVVGAEGKVYAVDIDAKAIEKLKRKLVEQGVGNVEAKVAKAEETVFCKGKADVVFFSMVLHDFHDPVQVLCNAKSMLKPEGTLANLDWKKEDTSFGPPEHIRFSTQHASELMAKANLKVQTSKDVGPHHYLITAKPAKQTC; encoded by the coding sequence ATGGTTTGTCATGGTGGTTTTTCGTTAGATGAGAAGAAGCGCCGTAGCTGGTATGACCCTGAAGCCATTTTGAAGGATGTTGGTTTGGCTGAGGGTATGACGTTTGTGGATATGGGCTGTGCAGATGGGTTTTTCACGTTGCTTGCATCCAAAGTTGTGGGCGCAGAAGGCAAGGTTTACGCGGTGGATATTGACGCGAAAGCTATAGAGAAGCTAAAGCGAAAGCTAGTTGAGCAAGGAGTGGGCAATGTGGAGGCGAAAGTGGCAAAAGCAGAGGAAACCGTGTTTTGCAAGGGAAAAGCGGACGTTGTTTTTTTCAGTATGGTTTTGCATGATTTTCATGACCCAGTGCAGGTTTTGTGCAACGCCAAATCTATGCTCAAGCCTGAGGGGACGTTGGCGAATTTGGATTGGAAAAAAGAAGACACCAGCTTTGGTCCACCCGAACATATACGGTTTAGCACACAGCACGCTTCAGAACTCATGGCAAAGGCAAACCTAAAAGTGCAAACCAGCAAAGACGTTGGACCCCACCACTACCTGATAACTGCCAAACCCGCTAAACAGACCTGTTAA